The following are encoded in a window of Poecile atricapillus isolate bPoeAtr1 chromosome 3, bPoeAtr1.hap1, whole genome shotgun sequence genomic DNA:
- the LOC131577418 gene encoding interferon-induced very large GTPase 1-like isoform X1 gives MASPEGTQEGDTKAQLLAKAFQDEGLDAGYWLPKVSQILGIECREALQHLEYEDYLKLECEVRHPWEKKALQKLLKMRDDKTTSKDVQKEPWEKRKEKQELAKQALNDLTEMLNSCSHSQDAVREKAETLWQAMEIPQEFWPAPKEPLADMLESIQKQLEQQELSAGRRENIPDTEVLRRASGGLALQGIYRTSRPGDALAKRDQLLRVPEGFQLADPEQGSFLEKKDFSSSAAESSFTKSMEQLGFSMSVSAKFKFWEINLGGGVDGSSSSQSQDTHQSRSEQSYFCSTRYQYLPLASCYFQRHQLCLSNAALRELQDMEQLLSFTQEDKTPLLNMCERFFSRFGSHVNQGPLHFGGIFWWKVSTEGFREEQREEMKRQTSEALNSFVRASWGGFLASAAGALDVSKSSSKASVLGRAGEGSHTAIQLYVVNTWGPPDTASLPQWRMGLMSDNTTWCVIDRGLELIPVWDVILYNHSKDFKSVGQMSRALRAAYKALTNLSIGSIFGEDLGSAVQEARDFMRTLKAWKMPADERKLLMLMELKDDLSAKTRNPSVWINVCLSDKALQDFLVNTVRSCQESPPENTRFIKVILKSLLTPHIYSVKDFPEASFIMQWIFQTEHPLPKSPKVSELEDLIKTLQQMKEHIHAVSYAPGSSASAIHEAKREATQTSSLAIYSLLQCLQEKAQKDMELLVLLIVSSTGYQVESSTFQHLLGHPEIEYMAKEMEVAHEEYVNLKEQDADRAEASLLLKGLTVTPESQGLSPEQKRERLIFMEDRMKGLWSTRIKNLLQKHNEDWERLEQDLHSLISGCLDDNGDEERMQNILRDLEDTFPAPDPPSHSQSISDSSQPKSNDTDANQEFLHLLKRLGLESHYPRRMGMGDFHTICRTCLQDSQPSQDTELPGYFLQKLLTVDYQKVRYLTCWDEINPGLAPEPQIRKQEHQESDSFEKFLDNLMGTAPARASRDSHVHPMDLQMAIFHCADDFLRQTLATKLAFCQLALPLLVPNPCTSHIEFPLYALSQIQRSWKEVEKSGEQAQTKSYNNKLIFQTQTPIVSFIRIGSSASSSKSQLLNALLSKRKHDTFFHRHCRGSTRERLLMEGVVEIAWYCPRGSPDDTFERCVAFCNLHGDARKHKAQLKFLQEISAVNVALVSDSEHMDHREKKLLQDLWQSQSPLVCLLTEKENVVEGKSGKIMTIGTRNRNEAELVIQLSKTIGNLLAVSNTHFSLDACADKARQHGFIVDADQPGCVAAKAKAKELVELLKKEKLSEIKSQLLPLQGKLWYQWCKKDKELTRLKEKGNKSIEHHRSQIENEKKALRRKQLEQAFPLNPLMKSFLGFLKGQPADTKKYFLQWMKVFMDELSCGRLEELKRDYHELWTEISTKKKYKKNPSVNAEFLSYLDALSGEINNSSIGLEHLLREVGQIYEALQLMETNNCNFAKLPEIAAELMVLGRPVELMDGDASYLPLRWVGAIFDSLMERLGDKRVFVLSVLGIQSTGKSTLLNAMFGLQFSVSAGRCTRGAFMQLIPVGKELQQDLGFDFVLVVDTEGLRAIEMANKQSLNHDNELATFVIGVGNMTVINVFGENPSEMQDVLQIAVQAFLRMKKVNLSPSCLFVHQNVGEATAKEQNMEGQRRLQEKLDEMTVIAAQQEFCDISSFSDVIGFDVNTHIHYVAHLWEGNPPMAPPNPTYSQNVQQLKSKILQAAKKQSQRSILRLSSLKDRIGDLWNALLNENFVFSFKNSLEIAVYRKLESAFSRWTWKLRSHILDLQMRLDNRIRNGDLQNVTRKHLEELVQETSDGIEKEVEKYFREDKDHETLVQWKSGTELKLKELKETLLREMKKKCESLIELQKEQRKLDARKLEYEDELLRRSRELAVTLKGKSLSERELRDNFTLVWNKWIAEVSSAARPQEQVNIDADIEEVLLEHFKEPGFHARITSFPKSSGFSFNLEKHVMKKEHFRFTSNPRSISSDDAINFQHITDNIIACVKANIDKKEQEKRDYSRNFIHEILNEIQKGVNSVPSHAKCTFNREYSIALSLYLCKMAAEKFKAMHKAFQKANDPVVYLRSKREEFFQCFQISCQGATSITTFAVFLCDKIEAALRWAVYERTSKAIAEDMQDKFPDFRGNRADLEICILRYLAEQENFEYFIEYIFFPKEFFEKYIETRVKNYCLGKSGRLEKFLGSSLNHLYGNILSAVSLSTQIVKDRKDREDKVSLWLDEFCRELTEVINLPRSDLKGIEHQEVTDTEFLSSAMAEALDDLRDRLRKEFAGADMSSFATQPHTILVEQFSGCWEQCPFCKAVCTNTMQGHDGDHQAVFHRPRALVGATLFIPVFSVFDLFKRRLTIDICSSMVASDCEFKLDDGRWIRYQLYRNAGPPYSNWNILPDSSMQAYWKWCLSHFRTQLEALFKRKFQTVGKIPEAWQRITKQEALAELDRR, from the coding sequence ATGGCTTCACCGGAGGGCACACAGGAGGGGGATACaaaggcacagctcctggcaaagGCATTTCAGGATGAAGGGCTGGATGCTGGATACTGGCTGCCCAAAGTGTCGCAGATCCTGGGAATTGAGTGCAGAGAAGCCCTGCAACATCTGGAATACGAAGACTACCTCAAGCTGGAGTGTGAGGTAAGGCACCCCTGGGAGAAGAAGGCACTCCAGAAACTCCTGAAAATGAGAGATGACAAAACAACCAGTAAAGATGTGCAGAAGGagccctgggagaagagaaaggagaaacaaGAATTGGCCAAACAAGCCCTGAATGATCTGACAGAAATGCTCaacagctgcagccacagccaggatGCTGTGAGGGAGAAAGCAGAGACTCTGTGGCAAGCCATGGAGATTCCCCAAGAGTTCTGGCCAGCACCAAAGGAACCCTTGGCGGATATGCTGGAGAGCATCcagaagcagctggagcagcaggagttgtcagcaggcaggagagagaACATCCCTGATACAGAGGTGCTGAGGCGGGCGTCAGGGGGACTGGCCCTGCAGGGCATCTACAGAACCAGCAGACCTGGAGATGCGCTGGCAAAGCGAGATCAACTCCTCAGGGTTCCTGAGGGATTCCAGCTTGCTGATCCAGAGCAAGGATCGTTCCTTGAGAAGAAGGacttctcttcctctgcagcAGAATCCTCTTTCACCAAGTCCATGGAGCAGCTGGGGTTCAGCATGAGTGTTTCTGCCAAATTCAAGTTCTGGGAAATTAATCTGGGAGGTGGTGTagatggcagcagctcctcgcAGTCACAAGACACCCACCAGTCCCGCTCTGAGCAGAGCTACTTTTGCAGCACCAGGTACCAGTACCTCCCTCTGGCCTCCTGCTACTTCCAAAGGCATCAGCTTTGCCTCTCGAATGCGGCTCTGCGGGAGCTGCAAGACATGGAGCAGCTTTTGAGTTTCACTCAGGAAGACAAGACCCCCCTGCTAAATATGTGTGAGAGGTTCTTCAGCAGGTTTGGGTCCCATGTAAACCAGGGTCCCCTCCACTTTGGGGGGATattctggtggaaggtgtctaCTGAGGGATTCcgagaggagcagagggaagagatgaAGCGACAAACGTCTGAAGCTCTGAACAGCTTTGTCAGGGCCAGCTGGGGTGGATTCCTGGCAAGTGCTGCGGGGGCCCTGGATGTTTCTAAATCCAGCTCAAAGGCTTCTGTCCTGGGAAGAGCCGGAGAGGGTTCCCATACAGCAATTCAGCTCTACGTGGTCAACACATGGGGCCCACCAGACACAGCTTCTCTTCCTCAGTGGAGAATGGGGCTCATGTCTGATAACACAACGTGGTGCGTTATCGACCGTGGGTTGGAGCTGATCCCAGTGTGGGACGTCATCCTGTACAATCACAGCAAGGATTTTAAGTCTGTGGGTCAGATGAGCAGAGCCCTCCGGGCTGCGTACAAAGCACTGACAAATCTGAGCATTGGCAGCATTTTTGGAGAGGATCTGGGCAGTGCAGTGCAAGAGGCCAGAGATTTCATGAGGACTCTGAAGGCCTGGAAGATGCCGGCGGATGAAAGGAAGCTTCTCATGCTGATGGAGCTAAAAGATGATCTGAGTGCAAAAACCAGGAACCCCAGTGTGTGGATCAATGTGTGCCTGTCAGACAAAGCCCTGCAGGACTTCCTGGTGAACACCGTGCGGAGTTGCCAGGAGTCACCTCCAGAAAACACCAGATTTATCAAGGTAATATTGAAAAGCCTCCTGACTCCACATATCTACTCTGTCAAGGACTTCCCTGAGGCTTCCTTCATTATGCAATGGATCTTCCAGACTGAGCACCCACTTCCCAAATCTCCCAAAGTCTCTGAGCTTGAAGACCTCATCAAAACACTGCAGCAAATGAAGGAGCACATCCATGCTGTCTCCTATGCACCAGGAAGCTCTGCTTCCGCCATTCATGAAGCAAAGCGAGAAGCGACCCAGACCAGCAGCCTCGCCATTTATTCCTTACTCCAGTGTCTCCAGGAAAAGGCTcagaaggacatggaactgttggTGCTCTTGATTGTGAGCAGCACAGGGTACCAGGTGGAAAGCAGCACTTTTCAGCACCTCCTTGGACACCCAGAAATTGAGTACATGGCCAAAGAAATGGAAGTGGCACATGAGGAGTACGTGAACCTGAAGGAGCAGGATGCTGACAGAGCTGAGGCCTCTCTTCTGCTGAAGGGTCTGACTGTGACACCAGAAAGTCAAGGGCTGTCCCCTGAGCAGAAGAGGGAGCGTTTAATTTTCATGGAAGATCGCATGAAAGGTTTGTGGTCCACACGGATAAAGAATCTGCTCCAAAAGCACAATGAAgactgggagaggctggaacAGGACTTGCATTCCTTGATCAGTGGGTGCTTGGATGACAACGGGGATGAAGAGAGGATGCAGAACATACTCAGAGACCTGGAAGACACTTTTCCAGCACCTGATCCTCCCAGTCACTCTCAATCCATCTCAGACAGCAGCCAACCCAAATCAAATGACACAGATGCAAACCAGGAGTTCCTCCATCTGCTCAAGCGCCTGGGACTGGAAAGTCACTATCCAAGAAGAATGGGTATGGGAGATTTCCACACCATCTGCAGGACATGTCTGCAGGacagccagcccagccaggacaCGGAGCTGCCAGGTTACTTCCTGCAAAAGCTGTTAACCGTGGATTACCAAAAGGTGAGGTACCTGACTTGCTGGGATGAGATCAACCCAGGCCTCGCACCTGAACCACAAATCAGAAAGCAAGAGCACCAAGAATCAGATTCCTTTGAAAAGTTTCTTGATAATctgatgggaacagcccctgcACGTGCAAGCAGGGACAGCCATGTGCACCCCATGGACCTGCAGATGGCCATTTTCCACTGTGCTGATGACTTCCTGAGACAGACCCTTGCAACCAAGCTGGCCTTCTGCCAACTGGCGCTGCCTCTGCTGGTGCCCAACCCATGCACTTCACACATTGAGTTCCCGCTCTACGCCCTCAGCCAAATCCAAAGGAGCTGGAAAGAGGTTGAGAAGTCAGGAGAGCAGGCCCAAACAAAGAGTTACAACAACAAACTCATCTTTCAGACACAGACACCCATCGTGTCCTTCATCCGCATTGGCAGCTCGGCCTCCTCTTCCAAGTCTCAGCTCCTGAACGCTCTGCTGAGCAAACGCAAACACGACACTTTTTTCCACCgccactgcagaggcagcacCAGGGAGCGTTTGCTGATGGAAGGGGTGGTGGAGATTGCCTGGTACTGCCCCCGTGGAAGCCCCGATGACACCTTTGAGCGCTGCGTGGCTTTCTGCAACCTGCATGGAGATGCCAGGAAGCACAAAGCACAGCTGAAGTTCCTGCAGGAGATATCTGCTGTCAACGTGGCTCTGGTGTCTGATTCGGAGCACATGGaccacagagagaaaaagcttcTGCAGGACCTGTGGCAGTCACAAAGTCCTTTGGTTTGTCTTCTCACAGAAAAAGAGAACGTTGTAGAGGGCAAATCAGGCAAAATCATGACAATAGGGACCAGGAACAGAAACGAAGCAGAACTGGTGATCCAGCTGAGCAAAACAATTGGGAATCTCCTGGCAGTGTCTAATACACATTTCAGCCTGGACGCCTGTGCGGACAAAGCTCGCCAGCACGGATTCATAGTGGATGCAGATCAACCCGGGTGTGTGGCAgccaaagcaaaggcaaaggagctggtggagcttctgaagaaagagaagctgTCGGAGATCAAATCCCAGCTGCTGCCGCTTCAAGGAAAACTGTGGTACCAGTGGTGCAAAAAGGACAAAGAACTCACTCGCTTGAAGGAGAAGGGGAACAAGAGCATTGAGCATCATCGCAGCCAAattgaaaatgagaagaaagcaCTAAGAAGAAAGCAACTTGAGCAAGCTTTCCCCCTCAACCCACTGATGAAGTCATTCCTTGGCTTTCTCAAGGGTCAGCCAGCAGATACCAAGAAATATTTCCTGCAGTGGATGAAGGTCTTCATGGATGAGCTGTCCTGTGGTCGCCTTGAAGAACTGAAAAGAGACTATCATGAGTTATGGACTGAAATctcaacaaaaaagaaatacaagaaaaatcccagtgtGAATGCTGAGTTCCTGAGTTACTTGGATGCTCTCTCTGGTGAAATCAACAATTCATCCATCGGCCTGGAGCACCTTCTGAGAGAGGTAGGGCAGATTTATGAAGCTCTGCAATTAATGGAGACAAATAATTGCAATTTTGCCAAACTGCCGGAAATTGCAGCAGAACTGATGGTTTTGGGTCGCCCTGTGGAGCTGATGGATGGGGATGCTTCTTACCTGCCCTTGCGCTGGGTGGGAGCCATCTTTGACAGCTTAATGGAGAGGCTGGGGGACAAACGAGTGTTTGTGCTCTCCGTGCTGGGCATCCAGAGCACAGGCAAGTCCACCCTGCTGAATGCCATGTTTGGTCTGCAGTTCAGTGTCAGCGCGGGGAGATGCACCCGCGGAGCCTTCATGCAGCTCATCCCAGTGggcaaggagctgcagcaagACTTGGGCTTCGATTTTGTGCTGGTGGTTGACACCGAGGGGCTCCGTGCTATTGAGATGGCCAATAAACAGTCCCTGAACCATGACAATGAGCTGGCCACCTTTGTCATTGGTGTTGGCAACATGACTGTGATCAACGTGTTTGGAGAGAACCCATCAGAAATGCAAGATGTTCTCCAGATTGCTGTGCAGGCTTTCCTGAGGATGAAGAAAGTCAATCTTTCGCCCAGCTGCCTCTTTGTCCACCAAAATGTGGGAGAAGCAACTGCCAAGGAGCAGAACATGGAAGGCCAAAGGCGTTTGCAAGAAAAGCTGGATGAAATGACCGTGATAGCTGCTCAGCAGGAATTCTGTGACATCTCCTCCTTCAGCGATGTCATTGGCTTTGATGTGAACACCCACATTCACTACGTTGCTCACCTGTGGGAAGGAAACCCCCCAATGGCACCACCCAACCCCACCTACAGCCAGAACGTCCAGCAACTAAAGAGCAAAATCCTCCAGGCTGCCAAGAAGCAGTCGCAGCGCAGCATTTTGAGGCTCTCGAGCCTGAAAGATCGTATTGGTGACCTCTGGAATGCTTTGCTGAatgaaaactttgttttcagCTTCAAGAATTCCCTGGAGATTGCTGTGTACAGGAAACTGGAAAGTGCCTTTAGTCGGTGGACCTGGAAGCTGAGGAGTCACATCTTAGACTTACAGATGAGACTGGACAACCGAATTCGGAATGGGGACTTGCAGAATGTCACCAGAAAACACCTTGAAGAGCTGGTGCAAGAGACAAGTGATGGCATTGAGAAAGAAGTGGAGAAGTATTTCAGGGAAGACAAAGACCATGAGACATTGGTCCAGTGGAAATCAGGCACAGAGCTGAAGCTGAAAGAACTAAAAGAGACTCTTCTCCGtgaaatgaagaagaaatgtgAGAGTCTTATAGAGCTAcagaaggagcagaggaaaCTGGATGCAAGGAAGTTGGAATATGAAGATGAGCTCCTGAGAAGGAGTAGGGAGCTGGCTGTGACTCTGAAAGGGAAGAGCCTGAGTGAGAGAGAACTGAGGGACAACTTCACTCTTGTCTGGAACAAGTGGATTGCCGAAGTCTCCAGTGCTGCTCGTCCTCAGGAACAGGTGAATATCGATGCAGACATTGAAGAAGTCCTTCTAGAGCACTTTAAGGAGCCAGGTTTCCATGCACGGATCACATCATTTCCCAAAAGCAGTGGATTTTCTTTCAACTTAGAGAAACATGTCatgaaaaaagagcattttcGCTTTACCTCAAATCCCAGGAGCATTTCCAGTGATGATGCTATCAACTTTCAGCACATCACAGACAACATCATAGCGTGTGTGAAGGCAAACATTGATAAGAAGGAACAGGAGAAACGGGATTACAGTCGAAATTTTATCCATGAAATACTCAATGAAATACAGAAAGGTGTGAactctgtccccagccatgCCAAATGTACTTTTAACAGAGAGTACAGCATAGCTTTGTCTCTGTATCTGTGCAAAATGGCAGCGGAAAAGTTTAAAGCCATGCACAAAGCATTCCAAAAGGCAAATGACCCAGTTGTGTACCTGAGGAGCAAGAGAGAAGAGTTCTTCCAGTGTTTCCAGATTTCCTGCCAAGGAGCCACATCAATCACAacttttgctgttttcctttgcgACAAGATTGAAGCAGCTCTTCGCTGGGCGGTCTATGAGAGGACGTCTAAAGCCATCGCTGAGGACATGCAGGacaaattcccagatttcagGGGCAACAGAGCTGATCTGGAAATTTGCATCCTGAGATACCTGGCAGAACAAGAAAATTTTGAGTATTTCAtagaatacatttttttcccaaaagaattttttgagaaatacaTTGAAACACGAGTTAAGAATTACTGTTTAGGTAAGAGTGGGAGACTGGAGAAGTTTTTAGGTTCCTCCCTCAATCATCTGTATGGAAACATCCTGTCAGCTGTTTCTTTATCAACCCAAATtgtcaaagacagaaaagacagagaggaCAAAGTCTCTCTTTGGCTGGATGAATTTTGCAGGGAACTGACAGAAGTGATCAACTTGCCCAGAAGTGACCTGAAGGGCATTGAGCACCAAGAGGTCACAGACACTGAGTTCCTGAGCAGTGCCATGGCAGAAGCTCTGGATGACCTGAGGGACAGGCTCAGGAAGGAATTTGCTGGTGCTGATATGAGCTCATTTGCAACACAGCCTCACACCATCCTGGTGGAGCAGTTTTCGGGGTGCTGGGAGCAGTGTCCCTTTTGTAAGGCTGTCTGCACAAACACCATGCAGGGACATGATGGAGACCATCAAGCGGTCTTCCATCGCCCACGAGCTTTAGTGGGAGCCACATTGTTTATACCggtattttctgtgtttgattTATTTAAACGCAGACTTACCATTGATATTTGTTCCAGCATGGTTGCAAGTGACTGTGAATTCAAATTAGATGATGGCCGATGGATTCGTTACCAATTATATCGTAATGCAGGACCTCCTTATTCCAATTGGAACATTCTTCCTGATTCATCCATGCAGGCGTACTGGAAATGGTGTTTGTCTCATttcaggacacagctggaaGCTTTGTTCAAGAGAAAATTTCAGACTGtaggaaaaatccctgaggCATGGCAGAGAATTACCAAGCAGGAAGCACTGGCCGAGCTGGACAGGCGTTAG